One stretch of Streptomyces sp. A2-16 DNA includes these proteins:
- a CDS encoding acyl-CoA carboxylase subunit beta, with product MTTTRLPDRTADRVLALEARRAQAVTGNRPRRRGTFGARERIDLLLDAGSFTETGLFVRARPAGDGAHRPYGDGVITGYGTVDGRPVCVFAQDSTVFGGSMGEAFGEKTVALMDLALRTGCPVIGLNDGGGARIQEGVVSLALYAELVRRNVQASGVIPQISVVLGPCAGGAAYSPAITDFTVMVDGASHMFVTGPDVIEAVTGERTSAEELGGARTSNSLNGNAHFLAADETEALDTVRELLSYLPANNLERPPQYAPLPPPDGVPLDEIVPDRLGQAYDMRDILRAVVDDGELLEVQELFAPNIICALALVEGASVGVVANQPLHAAGVLDIDASEKAARFVRFCDAFGIPLLTFADVPGYLSGVRQEQAGIIRRGAKLLYAYAEATVPKVTVVVRKAYGGGYAVMGSKHLGADINLAWPTARIAVMGAEGAVGILHRRELAAAEDPEALRASLVDAYESTHGTPYLAAERGYVDAVIAPRDTRAHLCRALRALRGKRAPMPERRHGNIPL from the coding sequence GTGACCACGACGCGTCTGCCGGACCGCACCGCCGACCGTGTCCTCGCGCTCGAAGCCCGCCGGGCGCAGGCCGTGACGGGGAACAGGCCGAGAAGACGCGGCACGTTCGGCGCCCGGGAGCGGATCGACCTGCTGCTGGATGCCGGCTCGTTCACCGAGACCGGTCTGTTCGTACGGGCCCGACCGGCCGGGGACGGCGCCCACCGTCCGTACGGGGACGGGGTGATCACGGGGTACGGCACGGTCGACGGGCGTCCCGTCTGCGTCTTCGCGCAGGACTCCACGGTCTTCGGCGGCAGCATGGGCGAGGCCTTCGGCGAGAAGACCGTGGCCCTCATGGACCTCGCCCTCAGAACGGGCTGCCCGGTCATCGGACTCAACGACGGCGGCGGCGCCCGCATCCAGGAGGGCGTCGTCTCGCTCGCCCTCTACGCCGAGCTGGTGCGCCGCAACGTCCAGGCGTCCGGGGTGATCCCGCAGATCTCCGTCGTCCTCGGCCCGTGCGCCGGCGGGGCCGCCTATTCCCCCGCCATCACCGACTTCACCGTGATGGTGGACGGCGCCTCGCACATGTTCGTCACCGGGCCCGACGTCATCGAGGCGGTCACCGGGGAGCGCACCAGCGCCGAGGAGCTGGGCGGCGCCCGCACCAGCAACTCCCTCAACGGCAACGCCCACTTCCTCGCCGCCGACGAGACGGAGGCCCTGGACACCGTACGGGAACTGCTGTCGTACCTGCCCGCCAACAACCTGGAGCGGCCACCGCAGTACGCCCCGCTGCCGCCGCCCGACGGCGTGCCGCTCGACGAGATCGTGCCGGACCGCCTCGGGCAGGCGTACGACATGCGGGACATCCTGCGGGCGGTCGTCGACGACGGTGAACTCCTGGAGGTGCAGGAGCTGTTCGCGCCGAACATCATCTGCGCGCTGGCGCTCGTCGAGGGCGCTTCCGTCGGTGTCGTCGCCAACCAGCCGCTGCACGCGGCCGGGGTCCTGGACATCGACGCCTCCGAGAAGGCCGCCCGCTTCGTACGGTTCTGTGACGCGTTCGGCATTCCGCTGCTGACCTTCGCCGATGTGCCGGGCTATCTCTCCGGCGTCCGGCAGGAGCAGGCCGGGATCATCCGGCGGGGCGCGAAGCTGCTGTACGCGTACGCCGAGGCGACCGTGCCGAAGGTGACGGTGGTGGTGCGCAAGGCGTACGGCGGCGGGTACGCGGTGATGGGTTCCAAGCACCTGGGCGCCGACATCAACCTCGCCTGGCCCACCGCGCGGATCGCGGTGATGGGCGCCGAGGGAGCGGTGGGAATTCTGCACCGGCGTGAACTGGCCGCCGCCGAGGACCCCGAGGCACTGCGGGCCTCTCTCGTGGACGCGTACGAGAGCACGCACGGCACCCCCTATCTCGCCGCCGAGCGCGGGTACGTCGACGCCGTCATCGCCCCGCGCGACACCCGTGCCCACCTCTGCCGTGCCCTGCGTGCGCTGCGCGGCAAGCGTGCCCCCATGCCGGAGCGCCGGCACGGCAA
- a CDS encoding DUF485 domain-containing protein, with translation MSRHSMGLGGSPFPHEAGPDPADRQSVSREPSYQALRSSHRRFGVRATAVAVGGFLLYVLLSSFLPALMNTPVSGHLTIGLALGLGQFVLMGVIVWRYLVHMRTRVTPVVRGLRGLVRHHESAGRERAAFEVRRAPREEEYRPW, from the coding sequence GTGTCACGGCACTCCATGGGGCTCGGCGGGTCGCCGTTCCCCCACGAAGCAGGCCCCGATCCGGCTGACCGGCAGTCGGTCTCCCGCGAGCCCTCCTACCAGGCACTGCGCAGCAGTCACCGGCGCTTCGGTGTCCGCGCCACGGCCGTCGCCGTGGGCGGCTTCCTGCTGTACGTCCTGCTGTCCAGCTTTCTGCCCGCCCTGATGAACACCCCCGTCAGCGGTCATCTCACGATCGGACTGGCCCTGGGGCTCGGGCAGTTCGTGCTGATGGGCGTGATCGTGTGGCGCTATCTCGTGCACATGCGCACTCGGGTCACCCCGGTCGTTCGCGGTCTGCGCGGCCTGGTCCGCCACCACGAGAGCGCAGGACGCGAACGCGCGGCCTTCGAGGTGCGCAGGGCGCCACGCGAGGAGGAGTACCGCCCATGGTGA